From the Pseudarthrobacter sp. MM222 genome, one window contains:
- the lspA gene encoding signal peptidase II, with protein MTDAPTPDATSPAQAAHPKPRRALLLSVFSGLAVFAYAFDQLTKLWVTSTMVEGERIPVLPPLLHWYYIRNSGAAFSIGENITWVFTIIMAAVSVAILLQLRKLGSVWWALALGLLLGGALGNLTDRLFREPSFAMGHVVDFIQLPNFAIFNIADSAVVSSVVIICLLTLRGIALDGSHHQKVPVQQND; from the coding sequence ATGACTGACGCCCCAACCCCTGATGCCACGTCGCCTGCGCAGGCAGCGCACCCCAAGCCCCGCCGGGCGCTGCTGCTCTCGGTGTTCTCCGGACTTGCAGTGTTCGCGTACGCATTCGACCAGCTGACCAAGCTCTGGGTCACCAGCACCATGGTCGAGGGCGAGCGGATCCCGGTGCTGCCCCCGTTGCTGCACTGGTACTACATCCGCAATTCCGGGGCGGCCTTTTCCATCGGCGAAAACATCACATGGGTCTTCACCATCATCATGGCCGCCGTGTCAGTGGCCATCCTGCTCCAGCTGCGGAAGCTGGGCTCGGTCTGGTGGGCACTGGCGCTTGGCCTGCTGCTGGGCGGCGCCCTGGGAAACCTCACCGACCGGCTGTTCCGGGAGCCTTCCTTCGCCATGGGCCACGTGGTGGACTTCATCCAGCTCCCCAATTTCGCGATCTTCAACATTGCCGATTCCGCCGTCGTGTCCTCCGTTGTGATCATCTGCCTGCTCACCCTGAGGGGCATCGCCCTCGACGGCTCGCACCACCAGAAGGTACCGGTACAGCAGAATGACTGA
- a CDS encoding RluA family pseudouridine synthase yields the protein MTDDIVIDSAAPRHFVVPDDLAGTRVDAGLAKLMDISRSQAATLIAEGNVTCNGKPVGKSLKLSAGAVLDAVVPERRDPLEVVEEVVEDLLILLDDDEFVVLDKPVGVAAHPSPGWVGPTVVGGLAGAGYRISTSGSPERAGIVHRLDVGTSGVMVVAKTENAYTALKRAFKERTVDKVYHAVVQGLPDPLAGTIDAPIGRHPGHDWRFAVIEDGRDSITHYEVLEAFGKASLVEVHLETGRTHQIRVHFSALRHPCAGDLTYGADPRLAATLGLTRQWLHARALSFDHPRTGERVSVTSEYPQDLRYALEVLESGQA from the coding sequence ATGACTGATGACATAGTGATCGACTCCGCGGCACCCCGGCACTTCGTGGTGCCGGACGACCTTGCCGGCACCCGGGTGGACGCCGGCCTGGCGAAGCTGATGGACATTTCCCGTTCCCAGGCCGCCACGCTCATCGCCGAAGGCAATGTGACGTGCAACGGCAAGCCCGTCGGCAAATCCCTCAAGCTCAGCGCCGGCGCGGTCCTCGACGCCGTCGTCCCGGAACGGCGGGACCCCCTGGAAGTCGTGGAGGAAGTAGTGGAAGACCTGTTGATCCTGTTGGACGATGACGAGTTCGTCGTTCTCGACAAACCGGTGGGCGTTGCGGCACACCCCTCACCGGGCTGGGTGGGCCCGACCGTCGTCGGCGGGCTCGCCGGCGCGGGCTACCGGATCTCGACCTCCGGGTCGCCCGAGCGGGCCGGTATCGTCCACCGGCTCGACGTCGGTACCTCCGGGGTCATGGTGGTCGCCAAGACCGAAAACGCCTACACCGCCCTGAAGCGCGCGTTCAAGGAACGCACCGTGGACAAGGTGTACCACGCCGTCGTCCAGGGCCTCCCGGACCCGCTGGCGGGCACCATCGACGCGCCGATCGGCCGGCACCCGGGCCACGACTGGCGGTTCGCCGTGATCGAGGACGGCCGCGATTCCATCACCCACTACGAGGTCCTCGAAGCATTCGGCAAGGCCTCACTCGTGGAGGTGCACCTGGAAACGGGACGTACCCACCAGATCCGGGTGCACTTTTCTGCCCTCCGGCACCCCTGCGCCGGAGACCTGACCTACGGTGCCGATCCGCGGCTCGCCGCGACCCTGGGACTGACACGGCAGTGGCTGCACGCCCGCGCGCTGTCCTTCGACCACCCCCGGACGGGGGAGCGCGTCTCGGTCACCAGTGAGTACCCGCAGGACCTGCGCTATGCCCTGGAAGTCCTCGAATCCGGACAGGCCTGA